In Elusimicrobiaceae bacterium, the genomic stretch AAAAGGCTCTTTCCAAATTGGCTGACGGCAAAAACCAAGCTCCACTTTATTGCGGAAAAATTCGGGATGATCTGTTTGGGTAACCGGAATATCTTGGGACCAAAAATCTTTTAAGGTTTCTTTTAGACACGCGGCCTTTTTGGACACTTGCTCTTCATAAGACAAGTGTAGTAGCGCACAACCGCCACATTGTTTGAAATGTTTACACGTAATACTAGGCATTGATTTTAAACAGGCACACATCGCCGTCTTTTACAATATAGTCCTTCCCTTCCGAGCGAATCAGACCATGTTCGCGCAAGGCCTTTTCATCGCCGTATTTGATAAGGTCATCATAGGTGTATACATCGGCGCGAATAAAACCTTTTTCAAAATCACTGTGGATTTTGCCCGCCGCTTGCGGAGCAGTGCAGCCGACGGGAATGAGCCAACTGCGCACTTCTACTTCCGGCCCGGCGGTAAAGTACGTGCAAAGATTTAATAATTTCATGCCTTCGCGCACCACTTTTTCAAGGCCGGTATAATCGTTGCCGGTTTCGGCCAAAAACGCTTTCTTTTCTTCTTCGGAAAATTCGGCAATATCGGCTTCAAACTTCACGCACAATTCCACAAATCCGGCACCGGTTTCACGGGCGTATTTAGCCACCTTTTCGGCATTTTCCACGTTGCGTTTTTCAGAATTATTGCCCACGTATAAAACGGGTTTGGCGGTCAAAAATTGATACTCTTTTAACTCCTCCGGCTCCAGCCCCAAAGACGATACCGGCTTGCCGTTTTCCAACGCGGCTTTGATTTCTTTCATCCGCTCAAAGGCGGCAATGGCGTCTTTTTTGCCCGATTTGGCATTGGAACCTAACCGATCACAAATTTTAGTGGCACTTTCCAAATCGGCCAGCATGAGTTCAGTGTTAATTACCTCAATATCGCGCAAGGGATCTACCGAGTTCATCACGTGGGTCACGTTTTCATCTTCAAATAAACGCACGACGTGGATAATCGCATCCACTTCGCGGATATTGGCCAAAAATTTATTGCCCAGTCCCTCGCCTTGGCTAGCGCCTTTGACAATACCAGCGATATCTACAAATTTAATAAAAGCCGCGGTTTTCTTGGGTGGTTTGAACATCTCAAATAATTTATCCAACCGCTTATCGGGAATAGGCACAATGCCGACGTTGGGTTCAATCGTACAAAAAGGATAGTTACTGGCTTCTGCGCCTGCGCAGGTAAGCGCATTAAAAAGGGTAGATTTGCCCACATTAGGCAATCCGACAATACCAATTTCCATGAAAATCTCCTTCGGACATAAAAAATGCTAAAAATCTTATAGATATTTTAGCATTTTAAGAAAACAGGATGAAAAGTATTATAGGATCAATTATTTCACCTCTTAGATGTATCGGTAAAAGGAAACGTTATTAATAAACATCCCACCCCTGAGCCTCTAAACTTTTACAAATATGTTTACTATAGGGGTATCTATCATTAACAAAACATGATTTAAACCACCCTGAACTTTCAGAACTGTCTGTCCCTACTGCCAATTCATATTCCGCATCATTTGCAGGATCCCCATTCTGATAACGCCACACTTCTATCTGACAAAATGTATCATTACAATAAGCCCTGAAAGCAAAATTTTTGCTACTACAATATCCCATATCTATTGTGCAATCTAATGGCACATCTACTACTAATTCTCCCTTTGCACTACTTTCAGTATCTAAAAACTCAACAGTCTCTGAAGGATATCCGTTCTCTAAAAGGTATAATTCTATAGCCTTTTGCCAACTGTTTGCAAGTGTTACAACCTCTACTGCACGAGCTTTTTCTACCGCCGTTTTATATTGCGGTAAGGCAATGGCAGATAAAATACCAATAATCAGTACCACCACGAGTAATTCAATTAAGGTAAAACCTTTTTTCATATTGTTTGGCTCCTTGTTTTTATATACCCTTTCGCGCGCCAAAAATAAGTGTATAACGCGCTAAAACGGCTACCAGTAAAAAGATACAAAAAAAAAGTAAAAATCAAGCGTAGGCATTTTGGGGTCACCGCATACAGTCTATTTTATTTTTCCCCTTTCCCTTATGCCTCGCAATTTGATAAAATGATAGCATAAGTCCCGTTCGTCTAGTGGTCCAGGACGCCGCCCTCTCAAGGCGGAGATCACGAGTTCGAATCTCGTACGGGACGTATTTTTTGTATAGGAAATATAAAAATCATGGAATTATCAACCCTGCAAATGGTCTTACTCTCCGCACTTATTGTCGTAGTGCTGTTTCTACCGTTAACGGTACATAAAGTAGAAGAAAATTTAGAAGCGTTTTTGTTTTTGTGCGGGGCATTTGCCGTAACTGTTTCCAAGGTATGGAGCTGGCATCTAGTAGGAGCGGCCTTGGAAGACCCCATCAAAATTACCGCCGCAGTACTGATTGCCGGGTTATTATTTAAGCAATTTCACTCCCAATTACAAAAACTCACCCAATTTGCCGTCAAAAAATTTGGCCTGCGTATTACCTTATTTACCATTGTGGCAGCATTGGGATTTACCTCTAGTATTATTACCGCCATTATTGCCGCACTCATTTTGGCAGAAGTAGCTGTTATGCTGCCGCTGGACCGCAGAAGCCGCATCAAGCTGGTCATTTTTTCGTGTTATGCCATTGGTATGGGGGCTGTGTTAACCGCTATTGGAGAACCTTTAGGCACGGTAGTCATTTCCAAATTATCCGGAGCACCACATCATGCCGGATTTTTCTTTTTAATTCAACATTTAGGATGGTATGTGTTGGGAGGTGTATTATTCATGGCAGGGATGGCCAGCTCCCTACGCGCCGACGAAACCAAGGCTCCCGGAGCTAAAGCGGCCGATACCGCCAGCGAACACACCGTCAAAAGTATTTTTGTGCGGGCCGGCAAGGTATATTTATTTGTCATGGCTTTAACTTTGCTGGGTGACGGGCTCAAACCACTGGCCATGAAAACCATTACCTATTTAAGCGACTCTTGGCTGTATTGGATCAATATGCTTTCTGCCGTGCTGGACAATGCCACCTTGGCCGCTATAGAGGTTACCCCCGCTATTACAGACCGCTCTATTACTTTCTTATTGATGAGTTTAATTATCTCCGGAGGTATGCTAATTCCGGGTAACATTCCCAACATTATTTGTGCCTCCAAGTTAGGAATTAAGAGCAAAGAATGGGTCAAAGCAGCGTTTGGGCTGGGGCTCATTTTAATGTTTGTCTATTTCTTCATTTTATCGGCCATCCTATAAAAAATAAGCTTTTTGAGATCCGCCTTCCCAATAGAAGGCGGATTTTTTATATAATAAAAGTATCTTAAAAAGGAGAGCTGTCATGAAAATTCATTCCTTCAATGTACAACCAAATTTGCCGGAGAACATCAAATTTTTAGAAGAACTAGCCAATGATATGTGGTTCACTTGGAACTGGCCGGCTATTATGTTGTTTATGCAAATCGACTCAAAACTTTGGACAGATTCCCACCGAAATCCCAAATGGATGTTAGGATGCGTTCCGCAAAAACGCCTTGAAGAACTCAGCAAAGATGCCCAATTTGTCGCGCAAGTCAACCAAGTAAAAGACGCTTATTATGCTTATAAGAACAATCCGCACACTTGGTATCACGAACACAAACAAGAACAAGGTAATATGTTAACCGCTTATTTCTCCATGGAGTATGGTATTGGAGAAGGGTTGCCTATTTATTCCGGTGGTTTGGGAATGCTCGCCGGCGACCATATCAAATCTGCCAGTGACCTTGGAATGCCGATTATCGGGGTAGGTCTATTCTATAAGAAAGGTTATGTACAACAGGTGCTCAACCGCGAAGGCTGGCAAAATGAAGAATATCCCGATAATGACTGGGCCCACATGGCCGTAGAACGGGTACTCAATCAAGAAGGAAAAGAAATTACCGTAGATATTCCACTTGGATTTAATGAAAATGTAAAAGCGTGCATTTGGCGCGTAGATGTGGGCCGCACCCAGTTATATTTACTAGATACCAATTTGCAGGAAAATACCCCGGCCCAACGTTTAATTACGGAAAAACTGTACGGTGGTGATCGTGAAAATCGTATCCGCCAAGAAGTGGTGCTGGGCATCGGCGGTGTGAAAGCCTTAGCTGCCATGGGCCTCCACCCTACCGTATATCATATCAATGAAGGACATAGTGCTTTCTTACTGATCCAGCGCATTTTGGATATCATGCAGGCTCGACA encodes the following:
- the ychF gene encoding redox-regulated ATPase YchF; its protein translation is MFMEIGIVGLPNVGKSTLFNALTCAGAEASNYPFCTIEPNVGIVPIPDKRLDKLFEMFKPPKKTAAFIKFVDIAGIVKGASQGEGLGNKFLANIREVDAIIHVVRLFEDENVTHVMNSVDPLRDIEVINTELMLADLESATKICDRLGSNAKSGKKDAIAAFERMKEIKAALENGKPVSSLGLEPEELKEYQFLTAKPVLYVGNNSEKRNVENAEKVAKYARETGAGFVELCVKFEADIAEFSEEEKKAFLAETGNDYTGLEKVVREGMKLLNLCTYFTAGPEVEVRSWLIPVGCTAPQAAGKIHSDFEKGFIRADVYTYDDLIKYGDEKALREHGLIRSEGKDYIVKDGDVCLFKINA
- a CDS encoding DUF1646 family protein, producing MELSTLQMVLLSALIVVVLFLPLTVHKVEENLEAFLFLCGAFAVTVSKVWSWHLVGAALEDPIKITAAVLIAGLLFKQFHSQLQKLTQFAVKKFGLRITLFTIVAALGFTSSIITAIIAALILAEVAVMLPLDRRSRIKLVIFSCYAIGMGAVLTAIGEPLGTVVISKLSGAPHHAGFFFLIQHLGWYVLGGVLFMAGMASSLRADETKAPGAKAADTASEHTVKSIFVRAGKVYLFVMALTLLGDGLKPLAMKTITYLSDSWLYWINMLSAVLDNATLAAIEVTPAITDRSITFLLMSLIISGGMLIPGNIPNIICASKLGIKSKEWVKAAFGLGLILMFVYFFILSAIL